One Theropithecus gelada isolate Dixy chromosome 3, Tgel_1.0, whole genome shotgun sequence genomic window carries:
- the IGFBP1 gene encoding insulin-like growth factor-binding protein 1 isoform X1: protein MGHRPPPPAQRVSAPVCCPRLEMSEVPVARVWLVLLLLTVQVGVTASAPWQCAPCSAEKLALCPPVPASCSEVTRSAGCGCCPMCALPLGAACGVATARCARGLSCRALPGEQQPLHALTRGQGACVQDSDASASNAEAAEGGSPESPESTEITEEELLDNFHLMAPSEEDHSILWDAIGTYDSSKAAHVTNVKKWKEPCRIELYRVVESLTKAQETSGEDISKFYLPNCNKNGFYHSRQCETSLAGEERLCWCVYPWNGKRIPGSPEIRGDPNCQTYFNVQN from the exons ATGGGCCACCGCCCACCGCCACCAGCCCAGAGAGTCTCGGCTCCTGTCTGCTGCCCGCGCCTGGAGATGTCAGAGGTCCCCGTTGCTCGCGTCTGGCTGGTACTGCTCCTGCTGACTGTCCAGGTCGGCGTGACAGCCAGCGCTCCGTGGCAGTGCGCGCCCTGCTCCGCTGAGAAGCTCGCTCTCTGCCCGCCGGTGCCCGCCTCGTGCTCGGAGGTTACCCGGTCCGCCGGCTGCGGCTGCTGCCCGATGTGCGCCCTGCCTCTGGGCGCCGCGTGCGGCGTGGCCACTGCACGCTGCGCCCGGGGACTCAGTTGCCGCGCGCTGCCGGGGGAGCAGCAACCCCTGCACGCCCTTACCCGCGGCCAAGGCGCCTGCGTGCAGGACTCTGACGCCTCCGCTTCCAATGCCGAGGCTGCAG AGGGAG GGAGCCCTGAAAGCCCAGAGAGCACAGAGATAACTGAGGAGGAGCTCCTGGATAATTTCCATCTGATGGCCCCTTCTGAAGAGGATCATTCCATTCTTTGGGATGCCATCGGTACCTATGATAGCTCGAAGGCTGCCCATGTCACCAACGTCAAAAAATGGAAG GAGCCCTGCCGAATAGAACTCTACAGAGTCGTAGAGAGTTTAACCAAGGCACAGGAGACATCAGGAGAAGACATTTCCAAATTTTACCTGCCAAACTGCAACAAGAATGGATTTTATCACAGCAGACAG TGTGAGACATCCCTGGCTGGAGAGGAGAGGCTCTGCTGGTGCGTCTACCCTTGGAATGGGAAGAGGATCCCAGGGTCTCCAGAGATCAGGGGAGACCCCAACTGCCAGACGTATTTTAATgtacaaaactga
- the IGFBP1 gene encoding insulin-like growth factor-binding protein 1 isoform X2, which translates to MGHRPPPPAQRVSAPVCCPRLEMSEVPVARVWLVLLLLTVQVGVTASAPWQCAPCSAEKLALCPPVPASCSEVTRSAGCGCCPMCALPLGAACGVATARCARGLSCRALPGEQQPLHALTRGQGACVQDSDASASNAEAAGSPESPESTEITEEELLDNFHLMAPSEEDHSILWDAIGTYDSSKAAHVTNVKKWKEPCRIELYRVVESLTKAQETSGEDISKFYLPNCNKNGFYHSRQCETSLAGEERLCWCVYPWNGKRIPGSPEIRGDPNCQTYFNVQN; encoded by the exons ATGGGCCACCGCCCACCGCCACCAGCCCAGAGAGTCTCGGCTCCTGTCTGCTGCCCGCGCCTGGAGATGTCAGAGGTCCCCGTTGCTCGCGTCTGGCTGGTACTGCTCCTGCTGACTGTCCAGGTCGGCGTGACAGCCAGCGCTCCGTGGCAGTGCGCGCCCTGCTCCGCTGAGAAGCTCGCTCTCTGCCCGCCGGTGCCCGCCTCGTGCTCGGAGGTTACCCGGTCCGCCGGCTGCGGCTGCTGCCCGATGTGCGCCCTGCCTCTGGGCGCCGCGTGCGGCGTGGCCACTGCACGCTGCGCCCGGGGACTCAGTTGCCGCGCGCTGCCGGGGGAGCAGCAACCCCTGCACGCCCTTACCCGCGGCCAAGGCGCCTGCGTGCAGGACTCTGACGCCTCCGCTTCCAATGCCGAGGCTGCAG GGAGCCCTGAAAGCCCAGAGAGCACAGAGATAACTGAGGAGGAGCTCCTGGATAATTTCCATCTGATGGCCCCTTCTGAAGAGGATCATTCCATTCTTTGGGATGCCATCGGTACCTATGATAGCTCGAAGGCTGCCCATGTCACCAACGTCAAAAAATGGAAG GAGCCCTGCCGAATAGAACTCTACAGAGTCGTAGAGAGTTTAACCAAGGCACAGGAGACATCAGGAGAAGACATTTCCAAATTTTACCTGCCAAACTGCAACAAGAATGGATTTTATCACAGCAGACAG TGTGAGACATCCCTGGCTGGAGAGGAGAGGCTCTGCTGGTGCGTCTACCCTTGGAATGGGAAGAGGATCCCAGGGTCTCCAGAGATCAGGGGAGACCCCAACTGCCAGACGTATTTTAATgtacaaaactga